In a genomic window of Accipiter gentilis chromosome 23, bAccGen1.1, whole genome shotgun sequence:
- the MST1 gene encoding hepatocyte growth factor-like protein isoform X2, which translates to MLAVLGVLLALAAALGSGHRSPLNDFQRLRATELLAVPADPPPPLPERGSAEQCAQRCAASLVCRAFHHDRQSQLCQLLPWTQHSPRVQLQKNIHYDLYQKKDYLRDCIVANGSSYRGTRATTEKGLRCQHWQATTPHDHRFLPSPRNGLEENYCRNPDRDKRGPWCYTVDPNIRHQSCGIKKCEDAVCMTCNGEEYRGAVDHTESGTECQRWDLQHPHKHPYHPDKYPDKGLDDNYCRNPDGSERPWCYTTDPAREREYCRIRPCKKRPRPLNVTTGCFRGKGEGYRGQVNITVSGIPCQRWDAQTPHRHHFVPQKYPCKDLQENYCRNPDGSEAPWCFTARPTIRVAFCFHIRRCPDELGAQECYHGHGERYHGHVSKTRKGITCQPWAAQTPHVPQISPVTHPGAHLEENYCRNPDNDSHGPWCYTMDPRTPFDYCAIKPCSGSTVPSILESADAVAFEQCGRRDERLQWKGRIVGGQPGNSPWTVSIRNRAGMHFCGGSLVKEQWVISTRQCFSSCDADLTGYEVQLGTLFKDPGPGDPDQQTIPIARIVCGPSESQLVMLKLARPAALNRRVALICLPPERYVVPAGTVCEIAGWGETRGTADGGVLNVARLPVLAHGECNAALRGRLKESELCTAPLRAGVGACEGDYGGPLACLTADCWVLEGVITPSRVCARTDQPALFIRVSLYVDWIHKVMKMG; encoded by the exons ATGCTGGCCGTGCTGGGGGTCCTGCTCGCCCTGGCCGCGGCCCTGGGCTCAG GCCACCGCTCGCCCCTCAATGACTTTCAGCGCCTGCGAGCCACCGAGCTGCTGGCAGTGCCCGCGGACccaccgccgccgctgccggaGCGGGGCTCTGCCGAGCAGTGTGCCCAGCGCTGTGCCGCCAGCCTGGTTTGCCG GGCTTTCCACCACGACCGGCAgagccagctgtgccagctgctgccctggaCCCAGCACTCGCCCCGCgttcagctgcagaaaaacatCCACTATGACCTGTACCAGAAGAAAG ACTACCTGCGGGACTGCATCGTGGCCAACGGCTCCAGCTACCGCGGCACACGGGCCACCACAGAGAAGGGTCTGCGCTGCCAGCACTGGCAAGCCACAACACCCCATGACCACAG gttccTGCCATCCCCCCGCAACGGGCTGGAGGAGAATTACTGCCGAAACCCCGACCGGGACAAGCGGGGCCCGTGGTGTTACACCGTCGACCCCAACATACGGCACCAGAGCTGCGGCATCAAGAAGTGCGAGGATG CCGTCTGCATGACCTGCAACGGGGAGGAGTACCGCGGCGCCGTGGACCACACCGAGTCGGGGACGGAGTGCCAGCGCTGGGACCTGCAGCACCCACACAAGCACCCCTACCACCCCGACAA GTATCCCGACAAGGGGCTGGACGACAACTACTGCCGCAACCCCGACGGCTCCGAGCGGCCCTGGTGCTACACCACCGACCCAGCGCGGGAGCGCGAGTACTGCCGCATCCGCCCCTGCA AGAAACGCCCACGGCCCCTCAATGTCACCACCGGCTGCTTCAGGGGCAAGGGTGAAGGCTACCGGGGCCAGGTGAACATCACCGTCTCGGGGATCCCCTGCCAGCGCTGGGATGCCCAGACCCCCCACCGACACCACTTTGTGCCCCAGAAGTACCCGTGCAA GGACCTGCAGGAGAACTACTGCCGCAACCCCGACGGCTCGGAGGCACCGTGGTGCTTCACCGCCCGCCCCACCATCCGCGTCGCCTTCTGCTTCCACATCCGCCGCTGCCCCGACGAGCTGGGTGCCCAAG agTGCTACCACGGCCACGGCGAGCGCTACCACGGCCACGTCAGCAAGACACGCAAGGGCATCACCTGCCAACCGTGGGCTGCCCAGACGCCCCACGTGCCCCA GATCTCGCCCGTCACCCACCCTGGGGCACACCTGGAGGAGAACTACTGCCGCAACCCCGACAACGACAGCCACGGCCCCTGGTGCTACACCATGGACCCCCGCACCCCCTTCGACTACTGCGCCATCAAGCCCTGCT ctggcagcacgGTGCCCTCTATCCTGGAGAGCGCAG ACGCGGTGGCGTTTGAGCAGTGCGGCCGGCGGGACGAGAGGCTGCAGTGGAAAGGGCGCATCGTCGGTGGCCAGCCCGGCAACTCACCCTGGACCGTCAGCATCCGCAACCG GGCCGGCATGCACTTCTGCGGGGGGTCTCTGGTGAAGGAGCAGTGGGTGATCAGCACACGCCAGTGCTTCTCCTCCTG TGACGCTGACCTGACGGGCTACGAGGTGCAGCTGGGAACGCTCTTCAAGGACCCCGGCCCCGGGGACCCCGACCAGCAGACCATCCCCATCGCGCGGATCGTCTGCGGCCCCTCCGAGTCCCAGCTGGTGATGCTGAAGCTGGCGAG GCCGGCCGCTCTGAACAGGCGCGTAGCCCTGATCTGCCTGCCGCCCGAGCGCTACGTCGTGCCCGCCGGCACCGTCTGCGAGATCGCCGGCTGGGGGGAAACCAGAG GCACGGCGGACGGCGGCGTGCTGAACGTGGCGCGGCTGCCCGTGCTGGCCCACGGCGAGTGCAACGCGGCGCTGCGCGGGCGCCTGAAGGAGAGCGAGCTGTGCACCGCCCCGCTGCGTGCCGGCGTGGGGGCCTGCGAG GGAGATTACGGGGGGCCGCTGGCCTGCCTCACCGCCGACtgctgggtgctggagggggtCATCACCCCCTCCCGCGTCTGCGCCCGCACCGACCAGCCCGCCCTCTTCATCCGCGTCTCCCTCTATGTCGACTGGATCCACAAGGTGATGAAGATGGGCTGA
- the MST1 gene encoding hepatocyte growth factor-like protein isoform X1, with amino-acid sequence MLAVLGVLLALAAALGSGHRSPLNDFQRLRATELLAVPADPPPPLPERGSAEQCAQRCAASLVCRAFHHDRQSQLCQLLPWTQHSPRVQLQKNIHYDLYQKKDYLRDCIVANGSSYRGTRATTEKGLRCQHWQATTPHDHRFLPSPRNGLEENYCRNPDRDKRGPWCYTVDPNIRHQSCGIKKCEDAVCMTCNGEEYRGAVDHTESGTECQRWDLQHPHKHPYHPDKYPDKGLDDNYCRNPDGSERPWCYTTDPAREREYCRIRPCTEKRPRPLNVTTGCFRGKGEGYRGQVNITVSGIPCQRWDAQTPHRHHFVPQKYPCKDLQENYCRNPDGSEAPWCFTARPTIRVAFCFHIRRCPDELGAQECYHGHGERYHGHVSKTRKGITCQPWAAQTPHVPQISPVTHPGAHLEENYCRNPDNDSHGPWCYTMDPRTPFDYCAIKPCSGSTVPSILESADAVAFEQCGRRDERLQWKGRIVGGQPGNSPWTVSIRNRAGMHFCGGSLVKEQWVISTRQCFSSCDADLTGYEVQLGTLFKDPGPGDPDQQTIPIARIVCGPSESQLVMLKLARPAALNRRVALICLPPERYVVPAGTVCEIAGWGETRGTADGGVLNVARLPVLAHGECNAALRGRLKESELCTAPLRAGVGACEGDYGGPLACLTADCWVLEGVITPSRVCARTDQPALFIRVSLYVDWIHKVMKMG; translated from the exons ATGCTGGCCGTGCTGGGGGTCCTGCTCGCCCTGGCCGCGGCCCTGGGCTCAG GCCACCGCTCGCCCCTCAATGACTTTCAGCGCCTGCGAGCCACCGAGCTGCTGGCAGTGCCCGCGGACccaccgccgccgctgccggaGCGGGGCTCTGCCGAGCAGTGTGCCCAGCGCTGTGCCGCCAGCCTGGTTTGCCG GGCTTTCCACCACGACCGGCAgagccagctgtgccagctgctgccctggaCCCAGCACTCGCCCCGCgttcagctgcagaaaaacatCCACTATGACCTGTACCAGAAGAAAG ACTACCTGCGGGACTGCATCGTGGCCAACGGCTCCAGCTACCGCGGCACACGGGCCACCACAGAGAAGGGTCTGCGCTGCCAGCACTGGCAAGCCACAACACCCCATGACCACAG gttccTGCCATCCCCCCGCAACGGGCTGGAGGAGAATTACTGCCGAAACCCCGACCGGGACAAGCGGGGCCCGTGGTGTTACACCGTCGACCCCAACATACGGCACCAGAGCTGCGGCATCAAGAAGTGCGAGGATG CCGTCTGCATGACCTGCAACGGGGAGGAGTACCGCGGCGCCGTGGACCACACCGAGTCGGGGACGGAGTGCCAGCGCTGGGACCTGCAGCACCCACACAAGCACCCCTACCACCCCGACAA GTATCCCGACAAGGGGCTGGACGACAACTACTGCCGCAACCCCGACGGCTCCGAGCGGCCCTGGTGCTACACCACCGACCCAGCGCGGGAGCGCGAGTACTGCCGCATCCGCCCCTGCA CAGAGAAACGCCCACGGCCCCTCAATGTCACCACCGGCTGCTTCAGGGGCAAGGGTGAAGGCTACCGGGGCCAGGTGAACATCACCGTCTCGGGGATCCCCTGCCAGCGCTGGGATGCCCAGACCCCCCACCGACACCACTTTGTGCCCCAGAAGTACCCGTGCAA GGACCTGCAGGAGAACTACTGCCGCAACCCCGACGGCTCGGAGGCACCGTGGTGCTTCACCGCCCGCCCCACCATCCGCGTCGCCTTCTGCTTCCACATCCGCCGCTGCCCCGACGAGCTGGGTGCCCAAG agTGCTACCACGGCCACGGCGAGCGCTACCACGGCCACGTCAGCAAGACACGCAAGGGCATCACCTGCCAACCGTGGGCTGCCCAGACGCCCCACGTGCCCCA GATCTCGCCCGTCACCCACCCTGGGGCACACCTGGAGGAGAACTACTGCCGCAACCCCGACAACGACAGCCACGGCCCCTGGTGCTACACCATGGACCCCCGCACCCCCTTCGACTACTGCGCCATCAAGCCCTGCT ctggcagcacgGTGCCCTCTATCCTGGAGAGCGCAG ACGCGGTGGCGTTTGAGCAGTGCGGCCGGCGGGACGAGAGGCTGCAGTGGAAAGGGCGCATCGTCGGTGGCCAGCCCGGCAACTCACCCTGGACCGTCAGCATCCGCAACCG GGCCGGCATGCACTTCTGCGGGGGGTCTCTGGTGAAGGAGCAGTGGGTGATCAGCACACGCCAGTGCTTCTCCTCCTG TGACGCTGACCTGACGGGCTACGAGGTGCAGCTGGGAACGCTCTTCAAGGACCCCGGCCCCGGGGACCCCGACCAGCAGACCATCCCCATCGCGCGGATCGTCTGCGGCCCCTCCGAGTCCCAGCTGGTGATGCTGAAGCTGGCGAG GCCGGCCGCTCTGAACAGGCGCGTAGCCCTGATCTGCCTGCCGCCCGAGCGCTACGTCGTGCCCGCCGGCACCGTCTGCGAGATCGCCGGCTGGGGGGAAACCAGAG GCACGGCGGACGGCGGCGTGCTGAACGTGGCGCGGCTGCCCGTGCTGGCCCACGGCGAGTGCAACGCGGCGCTGCGCGGGCGCCTGAAGGAGAGCGAGCTGTGCACCGCCCCGCTGCGTGCCGGCGTGGGGGCCTGCGAG GGAGATTACGGGGGGCCGCTGGCCTGCCTCACCGCCGACtgctgggtgctggagggggtCATCACCCCCTCCCGCGTCTGCGCCCGCACCGACCAGCCCGCCCTCTTCATCCGCGTCTCCCTCTATGTCGACTGGATCCACAAGGTGATGAAGATGGGCTGA